A single Candidatus Aegiribacteria sp. DNA region contains:
- a CDS encoding phosphatase PAP2 family protein: MLWPAWDRSLFLSVNGIDSGFLTAVMRFITNVDNWIPLLAGYILMLLCWGRTRPHPPTGNRWKRAFARRNPRVVLLCLIIATACSDQICYHIKHGVNRARPCFDESVSSEVHYRGDVHGNRSFPSAHSANSASLATITAVAYPPLAPFAILVTFLVGFSRVYLGVHYPIDVLTGWGIGMFAALGVWLVFRKMASRPGLIGFANRFRFRQPVTYPIPSTPWQPVNVESLDGYQMKGYFLRGGEDLAVIVHGLNGSIGSMVNPGEIFEKLGFSVFLVPLRGHDDHPVPVASGGPSEAYDLAGVLIHTRDNMGFTRRRTVIYGSSMGGDIALKVSGLLSESVAGVIAHGVFRNFFEASAYRMGKLRTVLLKLFLPVSVRYGLRVFEPSEYIEQPHKTRFVYINGSRDRISPPETGERLAEGAEGLALILDGAGHPVWQYNGWSKPQIETALKEALKFIQGMDIEHTSVDESGFIHDYPASPKLRQEENNDRF, encoded by the coding sequence AAACGTTGATAACTGGATTCCACTCCTGGCTGGATACATTCTTATGCTTCTGTGCTGGGGACGGACCAGGCCCCATCCTCCCACCGGGAACAGATGGAAAAGAGCTTTCGCGAGAAGAAATCCAAGAGTAGTACTGCTCTGTCTGATAATTGCTACAGCATGTTCGGATCAGATTTGCTATCATATAAAACACGGTGTGAATAGAGCCAGACCATGTTTTGATGAATCTGTTTCCTCAGAAGTGCATTACAGGGGGGATGTCCACGGCAATAGATCATTTCCCTCAGCTCATTCGGCGAATTCCGCATCCCTGGCGACTATTACAGCTGTTGCCTATCCGCCCCTCGCTCCATTTGCTATTTTAGTAACCTTTCTAGTGGGCTTCAGCAGAGTCTATCTTGGAGTACATTACCCGATTGATGTACTGACCGGATGGGGTATTGGAATGTTCGCAGCTCTGGGAGTATGGCTGGTGTTCAGAAAGATGGCTTCCAGACCGGGATTGATCGGTTTTGCAAACAGATTCAGGTTCCGCCAGCCAGTAACTTATCCCATTCCCTCAACGCCATGGCAACCGGTTAATGTCGAATCTCTTGATGGATATCAGATGAAGGGTTACTTCCTCAGGGGTGGAGAAGATCTTGCTGTTATCGTTCACGGACTGAACGGTAGCATTGGATCAATGGTGAATCCAGGAGAGATATTCGAAAAACTGGGTTTTTCGGTGTTTCTGGTGCCCTTGAGGGGACACGATGACCACCCGGTGCCAGTTGCATCAGGGGGGCCTTCCGAAGCGTACGATCTGGCTGGAGTTCTTATCCATACAAGGGATAATATGGGTTTTACCAGACGAAGAACTGTTATTTACGGTTCCTCAATGGGTGGAGACATTGCTCTGAAAGTTTCCGGCCTTCTCAGCGAGAGCGTTGCGGGAGTTATTGCCCACGGTGTTTTCAGGAATTTCTTCGAAGCATCGGCATACAGAATGGGCAAACTGAGAACAGTCCTCCTGAAACTATTTCTGCCGGTGAGTGTTAGATACGGACTGAGGGTGTTTGAGCCTTCAGAATACATTGAACAACCGCATAAGACCAGATTTGTTTATATTAACGGTTCGAGAGACAGGATATCTCCTCCGGAAACAGGGGAGAGGCTGGCTGAAGGCGCGGAAGGGCTTGCATTGATACTGGATGGAGCTGGTCATCCTGTCTGGCAATACAATGGCTGGAGTAAACCTCAGATTGAAACAGCCCTTAAAGAGGCTTTGAAATTTATTCAGGGAATGGATATCGAGCATACGAGTGTTGACGAATCAGGATTTATTCATGATTATCCCGCTTCCCCAAAATTGCGACAGGAAGAGAATAATGACAGATTTTAA